A window of Corvus cornix cornix isolate S_Up_H32 chromosome 4, ASM73873v5, whole genome shotgun sequence contains these coding sequences:
- the LOC104697653 gene encoding sialoadhesin-like codes for MALPDAPQEPRFVALVEPRGGRQAVLLCSADGVPPPDIAVSRGQGHPPLATTRGPSDPRFEVRATPSTLRVEMLGLDLGDAGLYWCSATNSRGTAAASLRLDVRGVTVTVEPSQEVAEGTKATVSCLATAWGDKGVNYTWYRDGRWLREGPSGSFILGHVSSADAGSYQCQASGTWGTATSVPVSLSVLYPPRAVSVSTFLENRSGRGAIVLCTADSHPPSSLALYHQGHLLATSLSPAATPGVRAIPSHNALRVELVGTGAGGRYVCVATNALGNTTASADFDVHTLSHLRTFTILAWLLMAIMAVVIVALLAVKVWPRIRKFRSWSGAEDTLELRSKQELPQVDGAS; via the exons ATGGCGCTGCCCG ATGCCCCTCAGGAGCCCCGCTTTGTGGCGCTGGTGGAGCCCCGCGGGGGGCGACAGGCGGTGCTGCTCTGCTCGGCCGACGGTGTCCCCCCGCCGGACATCGCCGTGAGCAGGGGACAAGGCCACCCACCCCTGGCCACCACCCGCGGCCCTTCTGACCCCCGCTTCGAGGTCCGGGCCACCCCCAGCACGCTGCGGGTGGAGATGTTGGGGCTGGATCTTGGGGACGCGGGGCTCTACTGGTGCTCGGCCACCAACAGCCGCGGCACGGCGGCCGCGTCCCTGCGGCTGGACGTGAGAG GGGTCACGGTGACGGTGGAGCCCTCGCAGGAAGTCGCCGAGGGCACCAAGGCCACCGTGAGCTGTTTGGCCACCGCGTGGGGGGACAAAGGTGTCAACTACACGTGGTACCGGGATGGGCGGTGGCTTCGGGAGGGACCATCCGGCTCCTTCATCCTTGGCCACGTGTCCAGTGCCGATGCCGGCTCCTACCAGTGCCAGGCCAGCGGGACGTGGGGCACGGCCACCTCCGTCCCCGTCAGCCTCAGTGTCCTCT ACCCTCCCCGGGCCGTCTCCGTGAGCACCTTCCTGGAGAACCGCAGCGGGCGCGGGGCCATCGTGTTGTGCACGGCCGACAGTCACCCACCCTCCTCGCTGGCCCTGTACCACCAGGGCCACCTCCTGGCCACCAGCCTGTCCCCCGCTGCCACCCCGGGGGTCCGGGCCATCCCCTCGCACAACGCCCTGCGCGTGGAGCTGgtggggacaggggctgggggacGCTACGTCTGCGTGGCCACCAACGCCCTGGGCAACACCACGGCCAGCGCCGACTTCGATGTCCACA CTCTCAGCCACCTGCGGACCTTCACCatcctggcctggctgctcaTGGCCATCATGGCCGTAGTCATCGTGGCCCTGCTGGCCGTGAAGGTGTGGCCCAG GATCAGGAAGTTCCGGAGCTGGTCCGGTGCCGAGGACACCCTGGAGCTGAGGAGCAAACAGGAGCTGCCACAG GTGGATGGAGCATCTTGA